The DNA sequence GCGATTTCGTACTTCATTTGATCCAGAGCTTGAGACGCTTGTGGAATGAGCTGTTGATTGGAATTGCGACTGCCAGTGCTGTACATGTGTGATCACTCCATTCGGTGTTGTGGGCTTATTATGCGCCAGTACTTGTGGCAATATTTACGCCGAATAGCGATCCCTTAACTTACCAATTTTACAGCCATCCTTGTACAAAAGGCTCCTTCAGGTTATCAATCATCTGCCGTTGCTTTTCTGCCATATTGCTTCTTATCGTATCCTTGTATTCCGTCGCGTACTTGACGCGGGACAGTATGCGCGCTCCTAGATCTCGCTCATCTGTTGGGACCGTTAATTCGGACTGCTCCAGCGAATGAGTAAAGTCCAAGCATTTAAAGCGATACGCCAGACATACAAAAGGGGTCCCGCAAGCAGCACTGAGCACATTGGCATGTAGCTTGAAGTTGATCGTCGCCTCCATTTTTTGGAGACGCCGCATCATTTCTGCGTGATCGTGCACATCCAAGTCAAGGGTGGTCTGCTCCGGTTTCCCGATCTTCTTGTAGAGACGCTTATTTGCTTCCCGATCCGGTCTCCACATCGTAAACAAATAAAGCTTGTAGCCGTCCTCCACCAAAAGGCGTGCAGCAGTAGCCAGTGCGTCCTCGACAGCCGCTTCGTCTTTCCCATAAATACGATTGTAGGAAGTCCCCCAGTTGATGCCGATGACACGTTGCTCATTCTTTTTCCCTACATTTTCAGTACGTGGTGGGAGCAGCAGCATGCCTGGATCGCCACTGATCTTTAGACTGTTTCCTACGCCAGTTTCCTGCAAATATTGATAGGTCAGCGGTCCACGCACACCGAAAAACAGTGCGTGGCGTCCAATGTCACGCAGCATCTGCAGCATCTTTTCACTTTCGCCGAATCGTGCGTCGAGAAGCCTTCCAGCCGAGTCTAGATGCACAGGTTCCTGTGTATCGTAGCCGCTCCGCCAGATGACCAGTCGTTTTTGCTGCTTGACTGCCCGATATGCTACATCGACATAACCTGGTACGAGCAGCGAACCCCCACCAAGGACGATCGTATCGTAAGGACTCAAATCGACGAGATCGACACCGGGAAGTGAAGGGATAACTTGAAACTGCTTGGCATCGAGATGTTTTCTTGATAGCTGCTCGAACACCCGCCACATCAGTTCGTCACCCAAGTTGTTGAATCCGATCCAGCCCACGTACAAGATTTTTCTCATTGATCTTCCCCTCCTTCCTTTCCTTTTTTCACACACTCATACAGATCGAGAATTTCCTGACCTTTTTGGACGATATCAAAATGGGACGAAATCCACTCTCTCCTTTGTGCACCGATTGTTCTCAACGCTCCCTGGTCTCGAAGTTCCTGCCGAAGCGCGTAGTCCTGCGTAGCCATTTGCACAGGGCTACTATCGACAGGGCATAGGGCGTTTCTAGAAGGCTGGCTTCCCTTAAATCTTTACGACCATAAAGCCCATTGAGCATACGCGCGAGACTGTGGACGGGCTTTGCTCGTTTCATACCCCTGTCCCTTGAAGCTTCCAGGGGCTGACAAAATCGTGGCAGTACTGTCACCTACATGGATCAGCACCCCTGTTTCGACTTGCAGACCTGTAATGACTTCAATCGTCTCCCCAAGGAGAGAACGCAATTTATCTTGAAAATCCATGTGATTTCCTCCTTTTACACCGCGTGCACAAAATGAATCTGATGAAACGGGATCAACAATATCGTGCCGCCCGCCTCACTCTCCATCTTGCTTCCTATCCATATGGAATTTCTCCACTCGTACAAGGTATACGAGGATAGTCGATGGTGATATAAGTCATTTGAGCATTTTCCATAGATTGATTCATTTCGAACAGCCTTTTTGTCCTGAAAATGAAAAAACCCGGCTATTGCCGAGCTGGTAGCGGAAAAGACAAGGGACATTAAATGGGGATGAATCGTACAAAGAAAGTGAAACTCCCATATTTGTTTATTCCAGTTGAAGGAGTGACATCGAAGCAATGGCCTCTACAACCTCAGAGATGGAGTAGTCATCCGTATCCAAGTGATGGGCAAAAACTTCATGGGACAAGCCAGCGGTACAGCGCTCCATTTGCCGAGCTGCCCATGAGGTTTCCCCTTCTCCTCTGCTTCTCAATCGTTCGAGCAATCGTTCATGCGATGCACATAACGCGTAGTGGTGGACGGTAATTCCGTCATCACGCAGCTTCCCGAAAATTTCAGAAAAAATAGTGGGGATTGACCAACGTCATAGGGACAATGATGATCCCACCATACTCGCTATCGATGCAATTCATGAGCAGCCTCGGTTTTGCCTGCTCCAAATGCCCCATTGATCCAAATGATCACCCTAGTTAC is a window from the Brevibacillus choshinensis genome containing:
- a CDS encoding polysaccharide pyruvyl transferase family protein; the protein is MRKILYVGWIGFNNLGDELMWRVFEQLSRKHLDAKQFQVIPSLPGVDLVDLSPYDTIVLGGGSLLVPGYVDVAYRAVKQQKRLVIWRSGYDTQEPVHLDSAGRLLDARFGESEKMLQMLRDIGRHALFFGVRGPLTYQYLQETGVGNSLKISGDPGMLLLPPRTENVGKKNEQRVIGINWGTSYNRIYGKDEAAVEDALATAARLLVEDGYKLYLFTMWRPDREANKRLYKKIGKPEQTTLDLDVHDHAEMMRRLQKMEATINFKLHANVLSAACGTPFVCLAYRFKCLDFTHSLEQSELTVPTDERDLGARILSRVKYATEYKDTIRSNMAEKQRQMIDNLKEPFVQGWL